One genomic region from Stutzerimonas decontaminans encodes:
- a CDS encoding TatD family hydrolase: MQLIDIGVNLTHQSFAANPSAVVERARMAGVVQMVLTGTSLAESEAALGLCRELDESGQQLFSTAGVHPHDASQWSTDSVSQLRGLLREPQVRAVGECGLDFNRDFSPRPQQERGLEEQLQLAVELQLPVFLHERDASERLTAILRPFRDQLKAAVVHCFTGEKAALYAYLDLDLHIGITGWICDERRGTHLHPLMKDIPEGRLMLESDAPYLLPRSLRPKPKSGQNEPAYLPEVLREVAQHRGESAEQLAEHTTRCARSFFGLPDLD, from the coding sequence ATGCAATTGATCGACATCGGCGTCAATCTGACTCATCAGTCCTTCGCCGCCAATCCGTCCGCGGTGGTCGAGCGCGCCAGGATGGCAGGCGTGGTGCAGATGGTGCTTACCGGAACCAGCCTCGCAGAAAGCGAAGCTGCGCTCGGGCTCTGTCGTGAACTGGATGAGTCAGGGCAGCAGCTCTTCAGCACAGCGGGGGTGCATCCGCATGACGCCAGCCAGTGGTCGACCGATAGCGTCAGCCAGTTGCGCGGCCTGCTGCGCGAGCCGCAAGTGCGCGCCGTTGGCGAATGCGGCCTGGACTTCAACCGCGATTTTTCGCCGCGTCCGCAGCAGGAGCGTGGGCTGGAAGAGCAGCTGCAGCTGGCGGTCGAATTACAGCTGCCGGTTTTCCTTCACGAACGCGACGCCAGCGAACGCCTGACCGCTATCCTCCGGCCGTTTCGCGACCAGCTGAAGGCCGCCGTGGTGCACTGCTTCACTGGAGAAAAAGCAGCGCTGTACGCCTATCTCGATCTTGATCTGCATATCGGCATCACCGGCTGGATCTGCGACGAGCGCCGCGGCACACACCTGCACCCGCTGATGAAGGACATTCCGGAGGGACGACTGATGCTGGAGAGCGACGCTCCGTATCTGTTGCCCCGTAGTCTGCGGCCGAAACCTAAAAGTGGTCAGAACGAACCGGCCTACTTGCCGGAAGTTCTGCGCGAAGTTGCTCAGCATCGTGGCGAAAGCGCTGAACAACTGGCTGAACACACGACCCGCTGCGCCCGCTCATTCTTCGGCCTCCCTGACCTCGACTGA